The DNA region GAATTTCTTTGGTTTGCTGTATATGATCACTAGGTTCAAGTCTCTGCAGTGCTTACCAATGTGCACCCTTCATGTTAAACTTGGATTGTGACCACGACATCAACAACAGCAAGGCTGTTAGAGAAGCTACGTGTTTCTTAAAGGACCTCCAGCTCGGGCAAAAGCTCTGCTATGTTCAGTTTCCACAGAGATTCGATGGTGTTGATCGTCGTGATAGATATGCTGATCGCAGTACTGTGTTCTTCGATGTAAGTCATACTAATTTAATAGATTCTTTGGTTTCAAATAGGATCAATTAGAATTGGGTAGCTAATGCCACCCATGTTCTGGCGACAGATCAACATGAAAGGCCTAGATGGAATACAAGGACCAGCTTATGTCGGCACAAGATGTGTCTTCAATCGGCAGGCATTGTACTGCTACGATCCACCTGTGTCTGAGAAGCGGCCCAAGATGGCCTGTGACTGCTGGCCTTCATGGTGCTGTTGTTGCTGTGGTGGTTCCAGGAAGTCAAATTCAGAAGAAAGGGGAAAAGCGAAGCTTGTTTTGTGGACTATAcaccaagaagaagaaaatgatgggGAAGAACTAAGTGAGAAAAGGTTCTGGACATGTCTTTGATCTCGAAGAGGTTGAAGGAGTTGAAGGATATGAAGAGTTGGGGAAATCATCACTTTGTCACAGAAAAATCTTGAGAAGAGATTGGAAAGTCACCAGCTTTTATTGCTTCCATTGGGCTTTTGGGTAtctttttacataaataaactcaaatttattttagtttagaAGTCTGACtcattatattcataaattagagtataatgtcttttttcttttgtcgaTAGTTGGTCTGCTCTTAAATTTTGACAGTATAacgttttttttcttttatcgaTAATTAGTTTACTCTTAAATTTTGACAACATTTTTGACATATCTGGTGTTATATTTTAGACAGTgggaatttgttttttataattgtaaCCTAAGGTATAGGcttgttgtgatattttttttttcagttgtattattattgtgttttgttGCTTTAGAGGGTTGTATACTCATTCATAAGTTAGATATAATGTATCAGTTTATTTAGGTGATATCTGTGGTTTTACTTTTTACATTGAAAAAGTTTCcactttaaattttgttattcttttctATTGtacttgttttttattatttggtttggtaaaattatattttaattaattgtttattatcaCATAGTCTAATCAAGAGAggaagagtttaattttgatcttgttaatttaattgttttctttccaACACCTTCCACTCTCAGGTGGTGGTCTCCCCGAAGGAACTAATAGCTCGTCACAAATCAAGGAAGCCATTCATGTGGTAAGTTGTGGCTACGAAGAAAAACAGAATGGGGCACAGAGGTAACAACTAATCAGCTCTTTTGCCTTCCATGTAAATTGTGGCTTTTATGACCAGTTCCCTTTTAGCAGATTGGATGGATTTATGGTTCGGTTACAGCAGATACCTTGACAGGATTTAAGATGCATTGTAGAGGATGGAAGTCTGTGTAATGCATGCCAAAGAGACCAGCATTCAAGGGATCAGCTCCTATTAATCTATCAGATCGATTGCACCAAGTTCTGCGATGGGCTTTTGGTTCTGTTGAAATTTGTTTCAGTCGTCACTGCCTATTATGGTATGGCTATGGAGGAAAGCTGAAGTGGCTTGAGAGGCTTGCTTACACCAACACCATTGTTTATCCTTTCACTTCCATTCCTTTACTTGCCTATTGTACCATTCCTGCTGTCTGCCTTTTGACTGGAAAATTCATCATCCCCACAGTAAGTATAATTCCaatttgttttagaaaataatcaTTCCCAAGTATCTCCTGCCACTAAACTCTAGTATGCAATTGCTTTTGTTTTAGCCAATCTCttcaaaatttgagagaaaatttaatctaaattctAGCTAGTAGGGGATTAGTATGAATAAATTGCTGAAAACTACCTAAGCTGAGCTTAAAATGCGTCTTAATTAGAAGATAACAGTTGTGTGGAAGTAGCATTTAGAACCAAAAAACTTGAGACATCagccataatttttttttctgaccaAAATTTTGGTTTCTGCAGTTGAATAATCTTACTATCATGTGGTTCTTGGCACTTTTCCTCTCCATCATTATAACAGCGGTGCTTGAGCTTCAATGGAGTGGTGTAAGCATAGAGGACTGGTGGCGTAATGAGCAATTCTGGGTTATTGGCGGTGTCTCAGCCATATTTTTGCCGTCTTCCAAGGCCTACTCAAGGTTCTTCCTGGAGTTGATACAAACTTTACTGTAACATCAAAAGCTGCAGAAGATGAAGAGTAGCTCTTCAAGTGGACTACCCTTCTTATTCCACCAACCACTCTTATAATCTTTAAAATGGTTGGTGTGGTGGCTGGAGTTTCTGATGCAATTTAAGCCTTCTGAGGCTTTTGCTTGGTTGTTTCTTCTAATGTTTTGAAGATTTTGAAAGCTCTGGTTAGTTTATATTAGGTTACAATCATGTAGTCCTACGTTTCTTTTTGTGTTGTCTAACATGATGCCACCGGCATCATGCATTCTTGAaagatttagggaaaaaaatcTGCGATTTGAAGAAGTACTGCATCAAACATGCTTCGGTTGAACacaatatttacatttttagaTCGATGATCAAGTCACGGACATAACTTGCATTAAAGGAGGTCTCATACTCTAACATATAGTGCATATTTCACATATGAACAACATCTAAGCAGGATGCACTCTGCATCTAGACAATCAAATACCACTTTTGGATGTGCAATAGATAATTAATATCAAGTTAGTATCGTCTTCTAACATACTAAACGTATAACTCATGACATGAGATCAAGGATAATGTACAAAAAATGCTCTCTACTTTTGAGGTATTAAGTTCttacatttgaaatttgattcatGCCTAGGAGATTATACTGTCATGCGCAAAAACAGAGCATAAAGCGGCTCCAAAGATTATTCAACCTGTAAACAGAGCATCACAAGTTACACAAAGCGATGGTCGTGTAACTTGTGATGCCTAATAATAACTTGTACTAGTGTGCAAAACATTTCAAAGGGGTGTAACTCAGACTAATTGTGATGTAGTAGCCCTAAGACACACCACTCATCATCATCACTGTCCAGACTAAGAGGACACATCTAAGTTTTTCCTTGGGCCATCCGGAATTATTTGAATGTGTTTTAGAGTGAGCACAAAGAACTTGAGACTTTTCAGTGATTGAGCAAAAGAGTCAATAAATGTCTGACAATTACGGTGttgaatattcaataaaatttcataacttaattaatttcttcCATCAACGAAGAGAGGCTGAAGTCTGAAGATTATTCGGAAAAGATTATCAGAAATCAAACACTCCTGCTCGGTCAAAGTCAACAGTTTGACCAGGGTAAATTGGAAGAGCACAAAATGGTGAGAGTGAGATTCTTAGTGGTACTGGTGACCAAAGCTgttataagtaaattataaaattgacttgGAATGGCATTTGAAATTGGGAgaacaattaaaattagaaaacccTAAATTTCCATCTTCTTGGCACCTTTCAAAATTGAATGAAtggcatatattaatataactAATTCAAAATGAACTAATTATTTTACACACAAATACCCACCAGTGATCTCTGGTGGAAACTAATAGTTTTGTCTGGGATCTAAGACCCAACActcttatttatacatactacTGAAACATAAAAATTGACATACCACTGCAGGAAAGGCCATGAGAATTTAGTTGGCAGAGGCATTGCCAATCCCAAATTTCCACCAGCCAGAtttcattttacttttgaaaacttGTTAGCTTGTCTATGGTTATCATCCCCAGCGGTTCAGAGAGACAAGCCTGTGTCTTTGCAGATAATTCTTGTGCGACAAAACGCATAGAAGGTCGTTCCTCCGGGGTGGTACGTGTGCATGCTAATGCTACATTTATCACAAACACCACTTCTTCTGCTAATTGGTCTGTGGGAGGCGGCAACCGTTGGTCTAACACATCCTTCAGAAATAATGTTGGATTTTCCGATACTGATCTTTTTGATGAAGATAGAGACGTTAGGAGTTCACCCGGATGTCTTCCCATCATAACTTCTAATGTCACTACTCCAAAGCTATAAACATCACATTTATCTGTCACCCGCATTGAGAGTGCAAGCTCtgcacaataaaaataattaaacaatccAAGTTCATTAAAAAAACTTCATGAAAATGCAATCTGGATTCTACAATCACAAAGATATCCAGGAGAATAAATTGTTTGCTAACCTGGAGCCATGTACCCATAAGACCCAGCAACGGTAGTCCAGTTTGAAGTATCTGGATTCAACAGTCTCGCAGTGCCAAAATCTGAGAGGCGTGGCTCAAAATCTGCCTCAAGCAAGATATTATTCAGAGATATGTCCCGGTGCACGATAGGTGGTGAGCAGTCATGGTGCAAGTAAGCAATTGCATGAGCCACTCCTTGCACAATTTTCACCCTTTCAGCCCAGTCCAGCTCTACTTTCCCCTCTACTCCATACAGAACTTTCCCCAGACTACCTCTTTTCACATATTCATAAACCAAGTACAGGCATCCTCTCTTGGAACAGAACCCGTGTAGCTTTATGATATTCCGGTGCCTGACGTCCGTCAACACACGAATCTCATTCTCAAAGCTTTGGCGATTGGACATTGGAACATCACTGGTGTCTGACATACTAAGTTTCTTCACAGCAACCATTTGGCCTGTTGGCAATAAGGCCTTGTACACGATACCAAATCCTCCTTTTCCAATGCAATACTTCCCACTAAAATCCTGAGTTGCCTTTACAATATCCCCAAAAGTAAACTTCCCTTCCCTCTCCCATATTAATGACTCCGAACTACCACGCCACTGACTGCTTTTCGTCTCCTCATCAATGAGTTTTGTTTTGCGCTTATAAATCAGAACTCCAGCAATTATGATCACAAGTAATAGGCTACATAGAGGAACAGTGACACCTATAAGAACCTTCTTTTTGTGGTCTGTGGGCTTTCCGGGCCCAGATAGTACATTGCAAGATGTTAATCCTGCGGCATCTCCGCACAAACCTGTGTTTCCAACAAAAGCATCTGCAGATGCGTTCTGGAAAATGCTGCCACTTGGAATTTCACCCGTTAAGTCATTGTACGAGAAATCAATTGAATGTAGACTTATCAGGCTAGAAAACGGTGCCGGAATACTCCCAGAGAGCTTGTTATGCGACAAGTTGAGATTCTCCAGTCTCGAAAGCTTTCCCAGGTTTTGAGGAATTGTACCAGAGAGTGAATTGCTGCTGAGGTCCAACATGTACTGCAGTCCGAACAAATTGCCAAGCTCAGGTGGTATTTCACCAGATAAATCATTGTGGCTCAGGTTTAAGCTCAAAACTTTTCCACAATTTGCAAGTTCTTCAGGTATATCTCCGGTCAAATTGTTATTTGCCAAATCAAGATACTCAAGCTTACTTAAATTGCTCATACTACGAGGGATCTCTCCTGTCAAGTGATTATTACTCAAATTGAGCTTGAACAATCTGCCTAACCTCCCCAATTCATCCGGAATTTCCCCTGTTAGTCCATTGGAGGCTAGGCTTAGAACTCCCAAGCGACTCAAACTCCCCAGCTCAGAAGGGATACCTCCAGATATTCTATTTCTGTCCAACTGCAGATTAGTGAGATTTGTGCACTCTCCCCATACAGGGGAGATTTCACCAATAAATTGATTCTCGCTTAGAGATATGAAATCAAGTTTTCCATGAACTCCAAATGCTTCTGTGATATTACCTGTGAATTGGTTGCTGTCAAGTCGGACTCTATTCAGATTCTTACAATTACGCAAGCAAGCAGGCAATGATCCAGTAAAGTTGTTACCATTCACTGTAAATTCTTCGAGATCAAAACTACTGCACAACTCGGGAGGCAATTCTCCGGAGAAGCTGTTGTTAGAGAAGCTTACATAGATCAACTGACTATAATTCCCAAAATCCCTAGGAATGATGCCAGAGAAGTTATTGGTAAACAGAGAGATTGACTTCAAAGAAGGAAGGCGAGAAATGTTCTGTGGCAACTCTCCATAAAGTTGGTTTGTGTTGACATCAAAAGTAGCCAATGaaaccaaattttcaatctctggTGGAATTGTGCCAGTGAGATTATTGGAGAAAAGTTGCAAGCCGTGAAGATTTGTGAGATCCCACAATGTTTTAGGAATTGTGCCTGAAAGCTGGTTTCCAGAAAGGTCTAGACTGGTAAGGTTAGTCAAATTTCCAATCTCAGAAGGAATAGGGCCCGAGAGCTTATTGTTATACAGGTAAAGGTAATTAAGCTGTGTCAATAAGCCAATTTCTGGTGGAATCTTCCCTGTGAAGGAATTGTTTTGAAGTTGCAATGAGACCAATTCAGTcaaatttgaaatgagcttaGGTGAGATTTCCCCAGAGAGCAAATTATCAGACAAACCCAAGTCAGTTAATTTGATCAGATTTGACAGAGAAAAAGGCAACTCCCCGCTGAGATGATTTATAGCCAAGGCTAAGTATGTAAGGTCAGTACAATGGCCAAGCTCAGGAGGCATGGTAGAGTTCAAGGCATTGATTCGGAGATCAAGTCTCTGAAGCTTTTTGAGCTGGCCTAAAGAAGATGGAATTTGCCCACTAAACGAATTGTtaaacaattcaattatttggAGCTCAGATAGCAAACCTATGTCCTCAGGGATCGGACCACTCAACTTGTTACTGGCAACACGAAGTTCTATGAGATTTGAAAGCTTGGAAACATTTGAAGACAATGGTCCCTGGAATAGATTATCAGTGAGGTTGAGATATTGAAGATTGGCCAGACTTGTAAACATCATTTCTGGTATTCGGCCGCTCAACTTATTCACCGACAAATCAAGGTAAGTCAAGTTCCGGCAAGTTAATACAAAAGAAGGAAATCCCAAATGAAGTTCATTGTAGTAAAGGCTAAGGTGTCGCAACAAAGGCATGGGTGAAAATTTAGACCAGTCAGGGGACTCTAAAAAGTTTCCTCCAAGGTCTAAGTACCATACCTGTTGAAGATTGCTAAGTTGATGAGGGATGGTACCATTGAAATAGTTGTTAAAAAGATTAAGGTACCGAAGCTCCGTCAACTGCGCCATCTCCGTAGGAATGATGCCTTCAAAAGAGTTGGAGTTCAAATCCAAGTAAGCTAGGTTGGAGAGACTACCAATGGCAGAAGGAATATCTCCACCAAAATTGTTGCTGGTGATGTCAAAGCGAGTGAGAGTTGCAAATTCAGTGAAGTTGAATTCAGTGAGAACCCCTGTGATGTTTGCTTCTGAGAGGTTTATCTGGGAAACGGTTCCTCCGGAGTCGCAAACAATGGAAGTCCAGTTGCAGAGGTTGTTGACGTTGGTAAGTGACCATGATGCGAGAGAAGAAGGCTGAAAACTGAAGGTGTTCTTCCATCTGACGAGTGCTTCAGCTTGAGTTCTCGTTGATGCAGAGATCTTCAAATAAAGTGATGAAAACAG from Mangifera indica cultivar Alphonso chromosome 8, CATAS_Mindica_2.1, whole genome shotgun sequence includes:
- the LOC123222467 gene encoding MDIS1-interacting receptor like kinase 2-like; protein product: MGSSKNTSLFLFHILLFSSLYLKISASTRTQAEALVRWKNTFSFQPSSLASWSLTNVNNLCNWTSIVCDSGGTVSQINLSEANITGVLTEFNFTEFATLTRFDITSNNFGGDIPSAIGSLSNLAYLDLNSNSFEGIIPTEMAQLTELRYLNLFNNYFNGTIPHQLSNLQQVWYLDLGGNFLESPDWSKFSPMPLLRHLSLYYNELHLGFPSFVLTCRNLTYLDLSVNKLSGRIPEMMFTSLANLQYLNLTDNLFQGPLSSNVSKLSNLIELRVASNKLSGPIPEDIGLLSELQIIELFNNSFSGQIPSSLGQLKKLQRLDLRINALNSTMPPELGHCTDLTYLALAINHLSGELPFSLSNLIKLTDLGLSDNLLSGEISPKLISNLTELVSLQLQNNSFTGKIPPEIGLLTQLNYLYLYNNKLSGPIPSEIGNLTNLTSLDLSGNQLSGTIPKTLWDLTNLHGLQLFSNNLTGTIPPEIENLVSLATFDVNTNQLYGELPQNISRLPSLKSISLFTNNFSGIIPRDFGNYSQLIYVSFSNNSFSGELPPELCSSFDLEEFTVNGNNFTGSLPACLRNCKNLNRVRLDSNQFTGNITEAFGVHGKLDFISLSENQFIGEISPVWGECTNLTNLQLDRNRISGGIPSELGSLSRLGVLSLASNGLTGEIPDELGRLGRLFKLNLSNNHLTGEIPRSMSNLSKLEYLDLANNNLTGDIPEELANCGKVLSLNLSHNDLSGEIPPELGNLFGLQYMLDLSSNSLSGTIPQNLGKLSRLENLNLSHNKLSGSIPAPFSSLISLHSIDFSYNDLTGEIPSGSIFQNASADAFVGNTGLCGDAAGLTSCNVLSGPGKPTDHKKKVLIGVTVPLCSLLLVIIIAGVLIYKRKTKLIDEETKSSQWRGSSESLIWEREGKFTFGDIVKATQDFSGKYCIGKGGFGIVYKALLPTGQMVAVKKLSMSDTSDVPMSNRQSFENEIRVLTDVRHRNIIKLHGFCSKRGCLYLVYEYVKRGSLGKVLYGVEGKVELDWAERVKIVQGVAHAIAYLHHDCSPPIVHRDISLNNILLEADFEPRLSDFGTARLLNPDTSNWTTVAGSYGYMAPELALSMRVTDKCDVYSFGVVTLEVMMGRHPGELLTSLSSSKRSVSENPTLFLKDVLDQRLPPPTDQLAEEVVFVINVALACTRTTPEERPSMRFVAQELSAKTQACLSEPLGMITIDKLTSFQK